The segment acaataTCATTTGGAGAGAGAAACAATTGTCGAGGATATTATGATGGAATTACAATGGTGAAAAAGATAGATGATGAACAAAGGAAAACTATTATAAATGCATACATTCGTGAAGAGGAAATAAAGCAATCAAGATGATGCAAAAGATAGCGAACTGTGATGACGACATTTTGTTCTTTGTGATATTCTTACAATACACAcgtttattattaactttttttgaatttaagcTTGTTGGTTTGATGGTTGAAAGTTCTTTTTAAGATTGATTAATATATAGATCGAAGTATTGCATGTCTTGCATGGTGATCCATAAAAAATGGTTAGATTGGTTTGACTTGTTTTGtggtaattatatattagtgtttattatttttccttACTAAATTGTTTATAGAAACAGTCAAACTATTGTATGGTAAAGAAAAATACATATGAATCATTAACTggttttttaagaaaaaacaaaactactaattatttataataaactatttttaatatatatatatatatatatatatatatatatatatatatatatatattaaagattTTAGTAAATGTATTTGAATAACAAAAATGGTACATTTGAAAATAGTGATTAAACTGATGTATTTAcatataactatttattatttgttaaagATTTTACCAAACCAGCAACATTTTCTAATCCAAATTCAATCTAGATCATCTTCACCACACTTATTCTCATTTCATAGTAAATAAACTCAGAAGCCGTGACCACTCCTCACCATAAAAAAGAACAATATGTCCACCATTACCGTTTAGGTGCAGTTCCACAACTAGCCTTAACAAGAGTTATAACACAAGGTTAGTACCGCACTATATGTTACTGCAACTTTCTATAACCACATGCAAATTAGACAATCAAATGTTAATCAATCTGAGATGGTAATGGCATCTCTATAAGCTAGATTGatcatatttattattattattatttaaccaTACATTTGTAGGCGTAACCATTCATTCATCCCCAttgaagaataataaaaatttcttaGTTTCTTCCGATCCTAAGCGAAGAATCAACACCACTTTTGTGCACAGAAGCGGCAAAGAGTCTAGCAATCTCTATCTGAGTGTTGGCCATTATCTCCGTTCGTTTCAAATCCATCTCTCCTCTCTTCACCTCTGCCTCAGCTCTCATCCTCTCTATCTCTTTCATCGTCTCCATCCTCGCTCTCTCCGTTCTCATCACCACCTCAGCTAGCCACCGTATGCTTCCAGCTAtctcctccttctcttcctTGTATCTTCTCCTTGCTTTCTTTGGCCTCACCTTCGCTTTCTCTCTACAAAGAACCGGCGTGCTGCTATCTGTGTCCATCTCCATCGCTCTCTCAGGTTTGTGATCGTCCTTGAATCCCTCTTCCTGCATACAACGTTCAtaagaaaattttcaaacaCTGGGAACTAGTAGGCCTGGGATTTTTGTCGGAACCAAACCgattaaaccgaaccaaaattttcAGTTAGTTCCGTTATTCCGGTTAGGAGTACGGTTCGATTTGGTAGCTTTTTTTTAGTCAATTTCCAATGGATAATTGGTTCCTAtgatttcttttctaaaaataaattataatccAATGATATCAAATCCTGAACCAAACTAATCAAAATCGACCGAATATATCTGAATTTAAACCAATATCTAACCGAAATCAAAAGTTTGtttaagtaatattttaaaaacttgaaCTAACCAAGTACCATACCGAACCGAGCTAATCAAAAGCCGAACTACATTAAACCGAATAACATTTACTAACCAAGCGGGCAGGCTAAACATAACAAGATTGGTTAGTGACCTTAATGGTGCCGACGCCGTTGGATCCGTGAGACATCTGAGCAGCAGGAGGTTGCTGCGGTGGATGAGTCACCACCGGCGAAGGAGGTTCGAGTAAGAGCAAAGGAGCAGAACAGTTGAGAGGCAGAACAGCTTGAGGCTGAAGCTGAGGCTGAGGCTGCACAGAGGTGGAAGCATTTCCTCGGAGGAGATGATCGAGCCGAGAGTAAAGAGGCCAAGAGGATCCGTCGGCAGTGGCGGACTCGGAACGGTACCGTTTCTTCATGGACTCGATCTTGTTCTTGCACTGCGTCTGAGTCTTGGGAGACTTGGTGTGGCTAGCGCGTGAAGACACGTGTCTAGCGACGTCTTCCCAGTCTTGGCCCTTGAGCTTGGCTCTGTTCCTGAGTACCCATTTCGTCTCGTAGGCTTCCAGTAGACTCGACACGGCTCCTTCGCTCCATTCATCGCGTTTTAGCCTGTCGACGACGATGATGGAGGAAGTGGATGGCTTCTTGGGGGAGGAGGGGTCGTGGTTCGTGGGAAGTGGTTGGGGATGTTCTTGGTTAGAATCTCCGTCTTCCATCTATGGGCAGAGACtgtaaaaaaaacagagagacaaTACTCGAGATGGAGAAGAATTTTTAGGCAGTTTTTAATAAAGAATGGAGACTTTTTTGAAGTGAATGGAGTTAAACAAAGTGAGTCATGATGAGACTGTAGTCATTCGCTGATGCCTGTCTAAAACTGACCAATGGGTTTGGGTACACGCGTTTCTCCCATCTTCGGTGGTCGTGACTTACAGCTAAAGAAACTTACAGGTTTATTTTATTCCAACTTTCACTTTTATTACTTTTGCATAAGATTTACAAATGCATTCACTCTCATTATATATTGTCTAACAGAGTATACTGTATATGAGAATATTAGCACATTTTAGGAAGTTtgctatttaaattttaaatgaaatattatgatatttttttaaaaaattgaaaagttgGTTTCGGAAGTGGTATCCGTGCAGTGCAAGTCGGTTATAACCGAAACAATTTGAATCtggtttagttattttagattaatTCTAATTAGTTTAAATTGATCTAAATTAGTTAAATCAAGTAACATCAAAATAGATTATGACtgattattttactattttcattatcaatttatatatcatcaaATTGTGCTATTTTTTCCAATTTGTTTTTAGTGCAAGTTCACATATCTTTTTTCATAGAAGTATCGACTGGGTTACACTTTGCttcgcaaaaaaaaatagtgttaCAGCCGGCCAACAATAATGTGGGAAAGAATAAAGATCCTATATGAAAGTGGGCAAACCATTGAAAATAGTATTCACTTTCTGTTTATTTGTCAACTTCAAATAGGGTTTTTCTATTAccaacaaataaaaatgttaaacatttaaatatcttttttgTCAAAAGTGTTGatgataatgattttatatCGAAATCTGCTTATAGTTGTATGCTTTTATTCATccaaaatgttttctttttatatgcTTTTTCTTTTGGGTGTATGGTGGAGTCAGTCTGGCTGTTAGCGTTGATGTCAAGCCAAACCGCAAAACCCATTtatcaaaagagagagagagagagagagatggtatGGGACAAATGGTAGTGGGGTTTACTCGTGTCGCTCTCTCATCCTTTCTATCTTCCACTCTTTTTCTTCTCTGGAAGATCCTATATTCGTTGTTCTATAACTTGAAAGTGTACACAGTATCTTGCAAAAATTTATGAGATTTTCATGTTATTGATCTTACAAAATATACTAGCTTTCTCATTATAGCACATTCTTAACTTGCATCTAGTTCCCATGTGTTACTGGAAGGTATGCGTGTGAATATTGCTTAACTAAGATACTTAAGTTGAGATCTGCAAAAATGtgtatttcagttttagtttctaCAAGAATCTGATATATTTATTACATACATCATAATGTTTGGATGAAGATGTTCATTTATGTAAAAGCAATCATAACCAGTGGACCAATTTAATGAATTATGGTTGAGTTTCATACCactatattaaaattcaatTGTAAATTTTGTTATCTTGTGTTTTCATGTCAATCTCTGACCTCTTCATTAGTCACTAGCATCATTGAGGACCACACTTTACTTTCACTTGTGTCAGAAGTGAATGCAACACTTGTAGCTGTAACTTGTAACAGAGAATAACAAAGGAAACTTCAGAGAAGATAATACGAAATAtctttaatttatattgtttcCAAATTCAAGAAGTCTAAAACACGATAAAAAGATAACACGAAATCaacccaaaaacaaaacacactcGCGCACGGAATAAATTAGGTGCATGTTTCACGTGAAATGCCGAGCCTGGAATTGGGAAGGTCGATGAGAACACGGTGGTTCTGTTGCTGCATGCTAGCAATGACATTGAGGACGGAGTTTACGTTATTCGGAGCTGCGGCCATGGCGAGACAGCTTGTGCTACCTGAGGAGCTGTGGATGAGAAGATTGTCCGGAGGCAAAGTCACGTTCATTCCCGCGAACATAAACGTGACCGATGGGAACACGACGGAGCCGGAGTAGCAAGTGTCGAAGCCTCCGAGTGCTGTTGCATTTGCGTTCTTGACCCGTCGCCTGAACTCATTTCTCACGGCAACGTAAGCTGGTTCCACTAGCCTCGTGTAGACCGTTCCTGCATACGTACattgaaaatgtttttgtttaataatacTCACTAGTCACTACGTTTCTAAAAAGACATTTTCCatactttctatatatttttatgaattagtAATGATAAGTCgtaaaattcaaagaaaaacTATAGTTATTGAATTACTCttaattacaaattatttaaatagttaattatAGAAATGGcatatttattaacaaattttaatgtgtttttaaTATAAGCACACACAAAcgttttttttcttagaaacaATGAGATAATAAAAAAGAGGATTGAGAAGTCAATACCGGAGTCAAAGATGGTGCCAGCTCCTGTTGCCGGATTAAAGGCGAGTGCACTTGGTGGAATATCCACAATTTTATTCCCAACACGAATCCCAACCATGTTAACATAGTAAAGCGATGATCTCCTTGGGTTCTTTAACAATGGAGTGGTCTTGATCCTAACTGGTTGAAACTTAGGGCCTAATCTTAACGTTCCCGAGAAACTGCTGGATTTACTATTAGGCAAGCAATACGAGAATGTGGACTTATAAAGGTTTTGCGTCTGTGAGATTAAAGACAATGGACCACGACCTAAAcccatgagtccttgtgctggcAACGATGTTCCGGTGGCTTTGTTGATGCACCCAAAAGTGTAGTTTGGGATGGCGTCATCGGTTAATGTTAGTGTGTCTTGTGTCAGAGATGCTGTGATGGTTGATCCACCGTAAGTCATATTGAAACCACATGATTTGCTCATGGTGCACGTTGGATTTGGAGCCTGCAAAAAAATACAGTTTCATTACATTAATCTGGGGTAGATATTCGTACTATCGTACTTTACAACGTATTACGATAAAGACATGTTATGAATGCATTATTAAATGGATTACGTTCTTTAATTTGTAAAGTGAACATTTTTCTAGCAAACGTTAACCAGCTTGACGACAAAGAATATAGATCATACAGTAGAATGTGCTCTACTAGTTGGTATAGTTTATAAAGTTAAACGAATCTTAATACTGTATATACAATACCCGTGACTAGCTACAACTCATTTTTGCTATAAATGGTACATAGGACCCGTGACTAGCTAGACTTCTCGATGATGGTGTAATAACACCGCCAAAATGAACTTCACATCTTTGTGTCTATAATCAAACACTAGGCTCCAAAACGAGTGGTCCTTTACTTCGGTTTTGGTTTTCTTGTTTTGTGAAAACTAAATTCGATTAATAACCCTATTTTTACTAGAGAATctctttttactattaaattttccttttcttcaaAGAAAGTGAGTCTCAAAGTTCGAATCTCGATGTGTTGACGAAATGATTAAAGTTCCATGAATTTTCTCACAAACCTGAACAAGTTACTGTCAAGAATATTTCAGGTAATCCAAAAATAATATCCTAATAAGAACCGATATTTTCTGGTtcgatttcaatttttttgtttagattagTTTTGAACAATACAAccagaaaaattaaattttcaaaaaaaaattaacatatactataataaatgcattttgcatatatatatatatatatatatatatatatatataaacattatatatatacttctgTAAATTGCATTTTTATATCTACTTCTTTATAACAAAGcttattttgtatattactTAATCTTATCTCcgtttaataaattttaacaaagataaatgttttttttaaaatacgtTTTTCTGTTTTCtatgatttttattagttaataatGATAGATTGTAAACTTAAAAgattaattgtatttattaactTATATTAGTTTAACATTGTGAAAACAAATAATCAGAGAAAATgatacatttataataaaagtttgatgtgtgtatatatttttcttttgaagaaaatatttgatgtattttcaaaacaaatggagttaaatttagtttattcttttttttgtcagcaaattTAGTTTATTCATTTCGGTGTGTTCTGTTTCAGAGTATCGTTACCGTtctgatttaaaaaatttacgtCCATCCGCAAAAAGCTATACATCTAATCTTATCCCAAGAGTATTTAATACAAATAACTCATTatgatgaccaaaaaaaatcattacctGTTTACACTGAGGAGCTTCGCATTGAACAGTGCGAGAAGAGCTAGACTTGGAAGGGTCAAAGAGAACCGAGGAAGCACAGCCAAGGCAACCAGAACAAGGAACCCAAGTAACGTCATTGCTAGTGTCAAGAGCCACGAGCATGGGCTGAGCCGGTGTCCCAATGTTAGCCCTCACGATGTAAGTCGGGCTCTGAACGATGGAACGTCCCGAGGCGATTGGGACCCAAGGTTTCTTACCAACGGCGAGGCTTGACAAGTACTGGAGACGAGCATTGTCTTTAATAAGTGTGCTTTCCCATGAGACAGTTTTTGGTTGTTTGTATGGAGAGCAAGGACTATCAATGTGGAACACTCTTAGATCTGAGGGATGGCCTCGTGGGTTATTTCCATTGCAGTTTAGTGATTCAGAGTTCAAGAGTAAGAGAGAGATAAATAAAAAGAGGAGTTGGATTCTCATTTTGTTAGATCTTGATTAATTTGGTCTTTGTGGGTTTTAGTGTTTGTGGCTTGTGAGTGTGTGTGGGTTTATATAGTGAATGATGCATGAGTGTTTAGGAAGTAATAAGAATTAAAAAATGAAGAGTGGTTTTACTTGAGAGAACAGACTGTATCCCATctccttttttctttctgattctTTTGGGTCCACTCTAGGATCTCATACTCAAGGAGTTGTAATTTGTGGTTTGCTTTGTGTATTATTCATTTGTTTTGTACACTGATAATTTAATACTAGTTGGGTTTCTATAATACCTTAAATTAGTAGTGCATTAGAAAAGACTTAAAAATAATAGTTCATATTGCT is part of the Raphanus sativus cultivar WK10039 chromosome 5, ASM80110v3, whole genome shotgun sequence genome and harbors:
- the LOC108862033 gene encoding trihelix transcription factor ENAP2, which gives rise to MEDGDSNQEHPQPLPTNHDPSSPKKPSTSSIIVVDRLKRDEWSEGAVSSLLEAYETKWVLRNRAKLKGQDWEDVARHVSSRASHTKSPKTQTQCKNKIESMKKRYRSESATADGSSWPLYSRLDHLLRGNASTSVQPQPQLQPQAVLPLNCSAPLLLLEPPSPVVTHPPQQPPAAQMSHGSNGVGTIKEEGFKDDHKPERAMEMDTDSSTPVLCREKAKVRPKKARRRYKEEKEEIAGSIRWLAEVVMRTERARMETMKEIERMRAEAEVKRGEMDLKRTEIMANTQIEIARLFAASVHKSGVDSSLRIGRN
- the LOC108862032 gene encoding aspartyl protease AED3, whose amino-acid sequence is MRIQLLFLFISLLLLNSESLNCNGNNPRGHPSDLRVFHIDSPCSPYKQPKTVSWESTLIKDNARLQYLSSLAVGKKPWVPIASGRSIVQSPTYIVRANIGTPAQPMLVALDTSNDVTWVPCSGCLGCASSVLFDPSKSSSSRTVQCEAPQCKQAPNPTCTMSKSCGFNMTYGGSTITASLTQDTLTLTDDAIPNYTFGCINKATGTSLPAQGLMGLGRGPLSLISQTQNLYKSTFSYCLPNSKSSSFSGTLRLGPKFQPVRIKTTPLLKNPRRSSLYYVNMVGIRVGNKIVDIPPSALAFNPATGAGTIFDSGTVYTRLVEPAYVAVRNEFRRRVKNANATALGGFDTCYSGSVVFPSVTFMFAGMNVTLPPDNLLIHSSSGSTSCLAMAAAPNNVNSVLNVIASMQQQNHRVLIDLPNSRLGISRETCT